GAGATTTTCCCTAATTATCTTTCTACCCCTGCGTTATGGCATGATGGGTCACAGCTGGTCATCCTCATTACAAAAGCCTGGCACAGTAGGTGCGTTGAGAGTAGTATTGTCCTCTAGTGTGTGCAATGACAACACTGGGCTGTGCTAATGACCTAGATGGGTCTCCCAAAGTCAATCGGAGAGTCTGAGATGAAGCATAAAATGGGGGCCACCACAGGCTGAAGAATCAACAGTGGAGAAAGTGCACCTGGATCGCTGCagcatggaagaggggagaggaggggtggggggagagcatgCATCAGTGCTTGTGCACAGGGTCCTGTAGGGTGCAGTGGTTGGCGACATCACTGGTGACAGCGGTTATGGCACAGACCAGGATCGAGCAAATCCTCCTTTAATATTTTGTGCCTTAAGTACAGTCTCTCTGAGATTGATCAGCTCCTCATCCCATGCAGTAGAGCTCTGTGCCATTGACACTCGGGTGGGGGGAGTCagacaacaattatttaatgacagtagacactgagatttaaaaagttaaagttttataacctTTAAAACACCAATTGTCAatatcatatgtcaaaatattaaagctaaatatccttaaatccaaGTCAAATAAGTTCTGGAGCAGGATTTCTCTTACTTTGGCTAGCTGTATATTTcagttattatcaatggaaatgctTTTtagtcagtttgtgtgtgtgtggtgaaatcaACGTTTATTGACGTTTACTGATACAAATCTAATCCTTTTCAACCTGCTTATGAGGCAacttcatcataccatcccctccatacacttatcaagctcagtcttgaagccagtcaGGGGTCCTTCGCTGCATTTTACCTCTCCTGGAACTGGCCTTCTTAAAACCCTTTATAAACCCAGAGGGGAAATTGTCCAGCTTGCACCCTCggccccccaaacctcctcctctcccatcctCTGCTGCTGTATGTGCTGATACACAGGTATTTTGCATTCCAAACCAGATGGCGTTAAAGGCAATACCCTGATTCGTATTGGTGCTGCATACAGCATTTTCGAACTGCTCTCTGCCTGTGAGTCCTTCAAGGATATCATTGTCACAAACTATATGGATCGGAACTGCCAGGAAATGCAGAAATGGCTAAAGAAAGAGCCGGGAGCGTTTAACTGGACTCCGGTGGTGAAATACGTGTGTGAGCTGGAAGGGGACAGGTATGGGAAGGAGACCTAGTTCTGTTACAATTCAACTAAAACTAATATGTAAAAATCCCTTTTAATTTGTGGATCTTCCTTCCCTGGGGTGCTTTTTTTCTAATAATTATTATGTGTTATGGTGGTGTTCAATAcgtataaaaagaaagaaatggattGATGGAAAGGAAAAATTTAAAAGAAGTCTCCACTCCAGCTACCCCTAGCAAGGGATTCCTATGAATTCAGCagactcagggcacgtcttcactacccgccggatcggcgggtagcaatcgatctattggggatcgacttatcacgtctagtgaagacgcgataaaatcgatccccgatggctctgccgtcgactccggaaatccaccgcggcaagaggcggaagcggagtcgacggtggcgcggcagcggtcgactcgccgccgtcctcacagccaggtaagtcgacctaaaatacgcaacttcagctacgctattcacatagctgaagttgcgtatcttaggttgaaacaccaccccccccccgccccccccgtagtgtagacctagcctcagagctTGAATTTGCAACGCTTACAAGAGGAAGGTTTCCTCCTACTAGGGTAATTTCCCCCCCGGCAGAGTGGCAAACACTTCAGGATTAGACACCCCTTCACTCCCATTTTAGCCTTCAAAATGGGCCGTAAGCGCCAGATGTTCCAAACAGCTGAGCACACGGGTTGCTGAGCTCCTTAGATTATTGGCCACACTTTATATAATCTTCCATTTATATGAATGGGCTATAAAGGATGAATAAATGGTGAGTACatgttttatagattcatagattcatagattctaggactggaagggacctcgagaggtcatcgagtccagtcccctgcccgcatggcaggaccaaatactgtctagaccgtccctgatagacatttatctaacctactcttaaatatctccagagatggagattccacaacctccctaggcaatttattccagtgtttaaccaccctgacagttaggaactttttcctaatgtccaacctagacctcccttgctgcagtttaagcccattgcttcttgttctatcctcagaggctaaggtgaacaagttttctccctcctccttatgacacccttttagatacctgaaaactgctatcatgtcccctctgtcttctcttttccaaactaaacaaacccaattctttcagccttcctttataggtcatgttctcaagacctttaatcattcttgttgctcttctctggaccctttccaatttctccacatctttcttgaaatgcggtgcccagaactggacacaatactccagctgaggcctaaccagagcagagtagagcggaagaatgacttctcgtgtcttgatcacaacacacctgttaatacatcccagaatcatgtttgctttttttgcaacagcatcacactgttgactcatatttagcttgtggtccactataacccctagatccctttctgccgtactccttcctagacagtctcttcccattctgtatgtgtgaaactgattttttcttcctaagtggagcactttgcatttgtctttgttaaacttcatcctgtttaactcagaccatttctccaatttgtccagatcattttgaattatgaccctgtcctccaaagcagttgcaatccctcccagtttggtatcatccgcacacttaataagcgtactttctatgccaatatctaagtcgttaatgaagatattgaacagagcccgtcccaaaacagacccctgcggaaccccactcgttatgcctttccagcaggattgggaaccattaataacaactctctgagtatggttatccagccagttatgcacccaccttatagtagccccatctaaattgtatttgcctagtttatcgataagaatatcatgcgagaccgtatcaaatgccttactaaagtctaggtataccacatccacagcttctcccttatccacaagactcgttatcctatcaaagaaagctatcagagtggtttgacacgatttgttctttacaaatccatgctggctgttccctatcaccttaccaccttccaagtgtttgcagatgatttccttaattacttgctccattatcttccctggcacagaagttaaactaactggtctgtagtttcctgggttgtttttatttccctttttatagatgggcactatatttgcccttttccagtcttctggaatctctcccgtctcccatgattttccaaagataatagctagaggctcagatacctcctctattagctccttgagtattctaggatgcatttcatcaggccctggtgacttgcaggcatctaacttttctaagtgatttttaacttgttctttttttattttatctgctaaacctacccccttcccattagcattcactatgttaggcattccttcagacttctcggtgaagaccgaaacaaagaagtcattaagcttctctgccatttccaagtttcctgttaactgtttctccctcttcactaagcagtgggcctaccctgtctttggtcttcctcttgcttctaatgtattgataaaaagtcttcttgtttccctttattcctgtagctagtttgagctcattttgtgcctttgcctttctaatcttgcccctgcattcctgtgttgtttgcctatattcatcctttgtaatctgtcctagtttccattttttatatgactcctttttattttttagatcatgcaagatctcgtggttaagccaagctggtcttttgccacattttctatctttcctaaccagcggaatagctttaATAACGGGTTAGTCTATTGCTCAAAATTATTACAGGGCCCAACAGATCAATAGATACCTTATAACAATTTACACCATTTTCTACAGATTTCCTGATAACCAAACATTTACGACGCATTGTATTTGTGTCTGTAAGATGCCTGTGTTATTTATTAACCCATATAAAACCATTAGAAATGGGAGCTTCATATAAAGTGTGACCAACTCTGGCTAAATGGGAGcggagctcttctgaaaatctggccttaagcaGGTGAATTGCACCCAACAGAGATTTCATGTGACTATGTAACTCTCATCCACTGAGCCAATTGCAGATATATTGACTGTGTGCACTGGTCCTGGATATGAAGGGCTCTTTGGCACAATAGTAGCACATTTCTCTTCAGTGTTATATTTATCTTTCCAGGAAAAAGTGGGCTGAGAAGGAAGAGAAATTACGAAGAACGGTCAAGCAGGTTCTGGAATGCGATGTCAGCAAATTCAACCCTCTGACCTttgcctctctgccccctgctgacTGCCTGCTCTTGTGCTACTGTTTCGAATTAAGTTGCAATGACTTGAGTTCCTACCGTTCTGCACTGAAGAATGTCAGCTCCCTGTTAAAGCCAGGGGGTCACTTGCTGATGCTGACCACAATGAAGTGTAATTACTATATGATTGGCCAACACAaggttccctgcctctttctggagAAGGAGGTTCTGGAGAAAGCAGTGAAGGAGGCTGGTTATGATATTTTGAAGTTTGAGGTGACTCCCATATGCTATCCAGCTAGTTTGGTAGAGCATGAGGGGATCTCTTACCTAGTTGCTGCCAAAGGGAAGGGCAAAGAAGATTAAAGAGAAAATACATCAGCCCAAGGGAAGTAGAGAGGCAGAATAGATTAGCTGTAGATGCTGGTAGACCTGAAGATCAATGTGCGCAATAGAGCTTTGATGACCTCCAAGCACCTTGGAGAACCAGTTTGTTCAGGATGCACTAGCTTGAACCCCTTGTTGTGCCACTAAAGCTGCCCTCATCCCTGTCCTTTCCCACTCAGAGCTGCCATCATGTCTCCCTGGCCTCCGACCCCACTATGCTTCAtccagtgcagctgcaccccaCTGGGCTTCATCCTCTCCCTGCTCTTGCCATGTTTTGCCTAggccatgctgcagctgtgcagcTAATAATAATTACATAATGAATCATACAAAGCTCTTCTCACTGCTAATGGACTGGAGCCTGCTCCCagtagtcagtggcaaaactccattcgcttcagtggtgcaggactgggcccagtcaGTGCTGGGTTTCGATGAGGTTTAGAAAGAGGATCAAAACACATCTACAGGCCCAACCACCCCAGACTTTTAGGAACAGAGGTTCTACCCCTGAGCTGCCTCTGGATTCAAATTCTGCAAATAGCTCCATTTGATAATGGGTTGAGCTACTCCTCTCTTACCCCAAATTTTGCAACTCGCTCCCATGTCACGTGTTTAGCTTTGTGCCTTTCTATGCATCTgcattagactgtaaactccttggggcagccATCCTGCCTCCTTGGGAGTCTTGTCTCCCGGCATTGAGAGCATGGCTCACACTGTACACATCGTCCTCAATACTGGCTATAACCTCGCTGTGATTTTAACATTGATCCGTTTGAACTGATTGGCTGGGGCCTGACAGCTGCATTGGGCCATGGTGGTGGATGAATGATTTGTTTTGGTGAATAATTGTAATCTCCACCCAATCGGTGCTTGCCTAATAAAGATCTGTTTCCCATATGCAATAATATCTGGTTCCAGCTCTTATTATTACCTTTGCAGAAGGAGATTTACAGGTTAATACATCTGGATTTAAACGATATcactatgtctacacagggataaaaaacctgaggctggcccaggtcagctgaccagGGCTCATGGGGATTGGATTctagggctgaaaaattgctgcatagacatttgggcttggactggagcccgagctctggaacCAGAGCAGCCCCGGCCATGCCgcaggtcttttatccctgtgtagacagaccctgagtcagtcctctCTTTTCTTAATGGGACACAAGTGAAAGGATCTAAATTCTCTCCTGAAAACCCTCCTaagcagagtctcaatgctgaatGTAAAAGGAAAGTTGAGTGAAATACCACTACACTTTTTCGCTCCCCAAAAGGGGAAAATCACAGCCAATGTACACCTCCCACCGCTGCAGAATACAGGTAAAACAGGTGAAAAGATGTCGCAGATACCATTACTGCGCATTTGGCAGATGCATTCTTGGGGATCCATCACGTATCACCAAAAATGATAGCAGCGGCTCAGTGAGAGCCTGTAGCTTGCTCACGTGCCCTGCCCCAATGCCCCTGAAGCTTCCCCTTAAACACTGACTCAGGTATATTTCATTCCCCCTCTCTTCCACCAACAACTACTTTATTGCTTCCTGTGGGTTCTGCAAGAATCTATCTCAGTGTGAAGAATGAAACTCCCCAATGGATACATGAAGAATGCAATTTGCATGTGCAATAAGGGGTTAAAGTGTCAACCGGAAGGACTACCGGTATCCAGCAGGATCAGAGGGCAGGACACAGATCCATTGTGTAAGCTGTAATGTCCAGATACGTTTATCTCCCGTTAAGCTACCAGACATAGGCAGGAGATAGTGAATAGAAATGGGTGAGAAATGCTTTCCTGTTATGGCCAAATTTACGACATTTCAGAAATGTTCCAGTTCTGCATTGCGAGGGACCTGAGacttttcaagtttttctcaAATAACTAGTGGTAGTGAAAGACCTAGCCCAGACTTGCCAGTAGCCTGAGGGGTAGGGCATTCACCTGGAAAAACCAGGTTCAAGCTCCTGGTCTGCCTTATTTAAAGCACTGACATAAACTTCTCCCACACCCCCGCTGATTGCCCAAACCACCAGGCTATTAGCTATTCTTAGATGGTGAATCTCTGCTGTGTTTTGCTCTGCGCTGTCTACACCAATGCTACATTATAGCTGGAGATATTTTAACTGAAACATGATTGCAGACCTGGATTTATCTTTTATCAAAGAAGATTTTCTTAGTTACCTTTCACCCCAGGTGGTAGGATGGGATGGGTCAGTCATTCTTGTTAACAGAGCCTgtcagcacagctgcattgaGGGTAACAGTGTCCTCCAGAAAAATGGCCAACAACTCCAGTTTGTGCTGTGACAACATGACTGTGCCCACGAGTCAGGTGGGTCATCCACAGTCAATGGGAGAGTATGAGGGGAGGCATAAAACTGGGGCTGCTCAGAGTCCAAGGATCAACACTGGGGAGGTGGAACAGTATCGGGCCATGGCAGCGTAAAGGGGAGAGTGCAGGGGTCAGAGAGAGCATGGGAGATGGTGCTCACTGCCCAAACCAGGGCAGAGTAAATTATCCCATCTCACCCATTGCCTGGAATACAGTCTCTCTTCAGGCGTGATCAGCTCCTCATTCCATGCAATCCTCCATCCAGCCCTAGTCCCAGAATTGCACGGATGAGTCGGTGATATTAAAGAAGCCAGTGTGGGCCATCAAGCCAGGAGCTGCCACGCAGTCAAGTAGATTCCATGGTGCCACTCGCAGCGGGTGTTTGTCCCGGGCTGTTCATGCTCCAGGGCTTGTGGCCACCTGGAAGGTACTTTACAGCtggaacttaaaaaaaatgcCAAATACTGCGAGACTCACAGTAATTATCATGAGATGAGGCAACACTGCTGCTTTATTTCTTCCCCCGCCTTGGACCCAGGGTACTCCCATGTGCAATGCTGGAGGGAAGGTGAGCCATAGCCATGCCCTGTTTCTTGACAATGCACCATCTGTGTACAGCTACTGGGCACTGCAATCAAGTGCTGACTATCCCTGACCAGCAGCAGGGCACGTAAGGGGACTCTTCCCACTGCACTGGGCCAGAACTTGAAGTTCTTATTTGAAAAGGGGTCAAGCCTAGGTGACAACCTCAGTTTTTAGCCTGTTACATCACATGTATTCAG
The DNA window shown above is from Emys orbicularis isolate rEmyOrb1 chromosome 15, rEmyOrb1.hap1, whole genome shotgun sequence and carries:
- the LOC135889345 gene encoding nicotinamide N-methyltransferase-like translates to MDQRRIKKEAFEKRYDPKDYLKTFYSLDSTSSEKNDILMFLLRNFFKTFILDGVKGNTLIRIGAAYSIFELLSACESFKDIIVTNYMDRNCQEMQKWLKKEPGAFNWTPVVKYVCELEGDRKKWAEKEEKLRRTVKQVLECDVSKFNPLTFASLPPADCLLLCYCFELSCNDLSSYRSALKNVSSLLKPGGHLLMLTTMKCNYYMIGQHKVPCLFLEKEVLEKAVKEAGYDILKFEVTPICYPASLVEHEGISYLVAAKGKGKED